A genomic window from Algoriphagus sp. Y33 includes:
- a CDS encoding vanadium-dependent haloperoxidase, translated as MNRFLFLSLTFAILLMGSPSKAGSKEVNWSKLYAEELFHITEVMVTDVAPPPVAARIYAYTSLAAYLVSKNQGARFENDDLLEHSYLGSYDWGITTSGQVSSPEFAAVMAFLKVGQEIMPSGYLLKEKQQDWIRRGLRDKIVTKKTLQAHLDLASEVAEKIMGVAKKDGYLQLSTLTRYTPQKGEGFWYPTPPAYIAAVEPEWKTIKPFFIQNLEEYKPAPMAPFDMSEGSSFHGQLMEVYTTTKELNQERKLIANFWDCNPFKVEFSGHMAIGVKKISPGGHWIGITGIAAQKAGLSFAETAYVHALVGLTLHDAFISCWKTKYETDRIRPETVINQKIDQRWKPLLQTPPFPEYTSGHSVISRASAVVLTGYFGDNFDYVDNSEIYFGLPERPFKSFLLASEEAAISRLYGGIHFRDAIEEGIKQGEKIGDLVWSKVSKNKY; from the coding sequence ATGAACAGATTTCTATTTCTAAGTTTGACCTTTGCAATTCTTCTGATGGGTTCACCTTCAAAAGCCGGTTCCAAAGAAGTCAATTGGTCTAAACTATATGCTGAAGAGTTATTCCATATTACGGAAGTCATGGTCACCGATGTGGCCCCCCCTCCGGTAGCTGCACGGATTTATGCTTACACTAGCCTTGCTGCTTATTTAGTTTCCAAAAATCAAGGTGCCCGGTTTGAAAATGACGACTTGTTGGAGCATTCTTACTTGGGTTCGTACGATTGGGGAATTACTACTTCCGGACAGGTATCCTCCCCGGAATTCGCTGCCGTTATGGCTTTTTTGAAAGTAGGACAGGAAATAATGCCTTCCGGGTATTTGCTGAAAGAAAAACAACAAGACTGGATAAGGAGAGGACTAAGGGATAAAATAGTTACCAAAAAAACACTTCAGGCACATTTGGATTTGGCTAGTGAAGTGGCTGAAAAGATAATGGGAGTGGCAAAAAAAGACGGATATCTTCAGCTATCCACACTTACAAGGTATACCCCTCAAAAAGGCGAGGGATTTTGGTACCCCACCCCCCCGGCTTATATTGCTGCGGTAGAACCTGAATGGAAAACCATCAAACCCTTTTTTATCCAAAATCTGGAAGAATACAAACCTGCTCCGATGGCTCCTTTTGATATGAGTGAAGGCAGTTCATTTCACGGACAATTGATGGAGGTTTACACTACTACCAAAGAGTTGAATCAGGAAAGAAAATTGATTGCCAATTTCTGGGATTGCAATCCTTTCAAAGTTGAATTTTCGGGGCATATGGCAATTGGAGTAAAAAAAATATCGCCCGGTGGACATTGGATCGGAATCACCGGAATTGCAGCTCAAAAGGCAGGGCTGTCATTTGCTGAAACAGCGTATGTTCACGCACTTGTAGGCCTCACACTTCACGATGCTTTTATCTCCTGCTGGAAAACAAAATATGAAACCGATAGAATCAGGCCTGAGACTGTGATTAATCAGAAGATAGACCAACGCTGGAAACCTCTTTTACAAACACCTCCATTTCCCGAGTACACTTCTGGCCACTCGGTGATCAGCAGGGCTTCGGCAGTAGTATTGACAGGCTACTTCGGCGATAATTTTGATTACGTAGACAATTCGGAAATTTACTTTGGACTACCGGAAAGACCTTTTAAATCCTTTTTGCTCGCCTCCGAGGAAGCTGCGATCTCCCGTCTTTATGGGGGAATTCATTTTAGGGATGCAATAGAAGAAGGCATTAAACAAGGAGAAAAAATCGGAGATCTGGTGTGGTCAAAAGTCAGTAAAAACAAGTACTAA